From a single Micromonospora sp. WMMD1102 genomic region:
- a CDS encoding NAD-dependent epimerase/dehydratase family protein produces MRLLVTGGAGFIGANLTRAALADPAITDVRVVDDLSTGDRGNLAGLDVELVVGSILDERVLSAAVAGRDAVVHLAALPSVPRSVKDPMASHRVNATGTVSVFEAARRHDVRHVVVASSSSVYGANPDLPKSELGWTRPLSPYAASKLATEAYALAYQACYDLPTLAFRFFNVYGPRQRHDHAYAAVIPRFVHAALHGRPVVFYGDGHQTRDFTYVDTVCTVLLDAVRRQVHHPQPVNLAFGTQTDLHTVVAELELLLAHPIEREVAPDRTGDVRHSSADNRLLRQLFPTVSATSLTDGLRATVDWYRAHYDPAGMTGAAEPSIVPA; encoded by the coding sequence ATGCGACTGTTGGTGACCGGCGGTGCCGGCTTCATCGGTGCGAACCTGACCCGGGCCGCGTTGGCGGACCCGGCCATCACCGACGTGCGGGTGGTGGACGACCTGTCGACCGGCGACCGGGGCAACCTGGCGGGGCTCGACGTCGAACTGGTGGTCGGTTCGATCCTGGACGAGCGGGTGCTCTCCGCGGCGGTCGCCGGCCGGGACGCGGTGGTGCATCTCGCGGCGCTGCCCAGCGTGCCGCGCTCGGTCAAGGACCCGATGGCGTCGCACCGGGTCAACGCGACCGGGACGGTCTCGGTCTTCGAGGCGGCGCGCCGGCACGACGTACGGCACGTCGTGGTCGCCTCCTCCTCGTCGGTGTACGGGGCCAATCCGGACCTGCCGAAGAGCGAACTCGGCTGGACCAGGCCGTTGAGTCCGTACGCGGCGAGCAAGCTTGCCACCGAGGCGTACGCCCTGGCCTACCAGGCCTGCTACGACCTGCCCACCCTCGCCTTCCGGTTCTTCAACGTCTACGGACCCCGGCAGCGGCACGACCACGCGTACGCGGCGGTGATCCCGAGGTTCGTGCACGCCGCGTTGCACGGCAGGCCGGTCGTCTTCTACGGCGACGGGCACCAGACCCGGGACTTCACGTACGTCGACACGGTCTGCACCGTGCTGCTGGACGCGGTGCGGCGCCAGGTGCACCACCCCCAGCCGGTGAACCTGGCCTTCGGCACGCAGACCGATCTGCACACGGTGGTGGCCGAACTGGAACTGCTGCTGGCGCACCCGATCGAGCGGGAGGTCGCGCCGGACCGGACCGGGGACGTACGGCACTCCAGCGCCGACAACCGGCTGCTGCGCCAGCTCTTTCCGACGGTGTCGGCGACCTCGCTGACGGACGGCCTGCGGGCCACCGTGGACTGGTACCGGGCCCACTACGACCCGGCCGGGATGACCGGTGCGGCCGAGCCGAGCATCGTGCCCGCCTGA